A genomic window from Desulfovibrio legallii includes:
- the radA gene encoding DNA repair protein RadA, with translation MAKIREVYRCSSCGAQTMQWRGQCPSCHEWNTLEAVAQPKNAARTPHRAGGAGANGRAVPLHAVADEGHEPFGSGLAPLDRILGKGLVPGAALLMGGEPGIGKSTLLLQVAGMVAAGGHTALYASGEESLPQIRGRAERLGLLDPRLLALATSRVEDVLEAAAAAAPALLVVDSVQTLTSLEAEGLPGNVTQVRAVATALVEFCRRENCTLILVGHVTKDGVLAGPRLLEHMVDTVLSLEGDRRQMFRLLRVFKNRFGPNEELLVFRMAAQGLQVVDDPATFFLGQRDASLSGTAVVMAVDGQRPLAVEVQALVSRTFLSIPRRAALGFDVGRLHLLLAVLEKRLKLNFGQVDIYAKVGGGMKLSEPGLDLALVAAVLSSYYDVALPEKCVLWGEVDLNGQVRPVAAQELRLKQARRLGFEPILHPAAGQGGVGTIAALQQRLFHRK, from the coding sequence ATGGCGAAAATACGCGAAGTGTACCGCTGTTCTTCCTGCGGGGCGCAGACCATGCAGTGGCGCGGGCAGTGCCCCAGCTGCCATGAATGGAATACCCTTGAAGCTGTAGCCCAGCCCAAAAATGCCGCCAGGACGCCGCATCGGGCGGGGGGCGCGGGCGCAAACGGCCGGGCCGTGCCCCTGCACGCCGTGGCGGACGAAGGGCACGAGCCTTTCGGCAGCGGCCTTGCGCCGCTGGACCGCATTCTGGGCAAAGGGCTGGTGCCTGGGGCCGCCCTGCTCATGGGCGGGGAGCCTGGCATCGGCAAATCCACCTTGCTGTTGCAGGTGGCGGGCATGGTGGCGGCCGGAGGCCACACGGCGCTCTATGCCAGCGGGGAGGAATCCCTGCCGCAGATCCGGGGCCGGGCCGAGCGCCTGGGCCTGCTGGATCCCCGCCTGCTGGCCCTGGCCACCTCCCGTGTGGAGGACGTGCTGGAAGCGGCGGCGGCCGCCGCGCCCGCACTGCTGGTGGTGGATTCCGTCCAGACCCTGACCAGCCTGGAGGCCGAGGGCCTGCCCGGCAACGTTACCCAGGTGCGGGCCGTGGCCACGGCGCTGGTGGAATTCTGCCGCCGTGAGAACTGCACCCTCATCCTGGTGGGGCATGTGACCAAGGACGGCGTGCTGGCCGGGCCGCGCCTGCTGGAGCACATGGTGGACACAGTCCTTTCTTTGGAGGGCGATCGCCGCCAGATGTTCCGCCTGTTGCGCGTCTTTAAAAACCGCTTCGGCCCCAACGAGGAGCTGCTGGTTTTTCGCATGGCGGCCCAGGGGCTGCAGGTGGTGGACGACCCTGCGACATTTTTTTTGGGCCAGCGCGACGCCAGCCTTTCGGGCACGGCCGTGGTCATGGCCGTGGACGGGCAGCGGCCCCTGGCCGTGGAAGTGCAGGCCCTGGTTTCCCGCACGTTTTTGAGCATCCCGCGCCGGGCGGCCCTGGGCTTTGACGTGGGGCGGCTGCACCTGCTGCTGGCCGTGCTGGAAAAGCGCCTTAAGCTCAACTTCGGGCAGGTGGATATTTACGCCAAGGTGGGCGGCGGCATGAAGCTGAGCGAACCGGGGCTGGATCTGGCGCTGGTGGCCGCTGTGCTTTCGTCCTATTATGATGTGGCGCTGCCGGAAAAATGCGTGCTGTGGGGCGAGGTGGACCTCAACGGCCAGGTGCGGCCCGTGGCGGCGCAGGAACTGCGCCTGAAGCAGGCCCGGCGGCTGGGTTTTGAGCCCATCCTGCATCCGGCGGCGGGGCAGGGGGGCGTGGGCACCATTGCAGCCCTGCAACAGCGTTTGTTTCACCGCAAGTGA